One stretch of Thermococcus sp. DNA includes these proteins:
- a CDS encoding signal peptidase I, with amino-acid sequence MNKIIEYGILAFVGIILIGSLLGVLMDRPVFISYAYSSSMSPTIDKGDVFFINPFARNPQVGDIVVFNAGGTWTVHRVVGIVEAGYLTRGDNNIATDQQSRNTPPITEGQIGGKVIAINGNPITVPKLGLYLNDANLSDQGKMIIAGLLVIFGVFAFTGGEKEKRKRGKRFIRIKFKTLYLLSAVLLLVMVSAATFVSWQMFPIEYAVTSAGGVREGWYLPGESFEQEISLQNKNFYPMYYYISASSPDIDYITETQFELSKGEEKSIVVGVTAPKRTSIYVAKVRINAYMPLLPKSVITYLYGINPVMPLLAILVELSLFLGAFYVISGIGNEDVLRIKRRRTSFRRGISEVFRI; translated from the coding sequence ATGAATAAAATAATCGAATACGGAATTCTTGCGTTCGTTGGGATAATTCTCATCGGCTCACTTCTTGGGGTTCTTATGGACAGGCCAGTTTTCATCTCGTACGCGTACTCCAGCAGCATGTCGCCCACCATAGACAAGGGAGACGTGTTTTTCATAAACCCGTTTGCGCGCAATCCGCAGGTTGGGGACATAGTCGTGTTTAACGCCGGTGGAACATGGACCGTTCACAGGGTAGTGGGAATAGTGGAGGCGGGATATCTCACGAGAGGAGACAACAACATAGCAACCGACCAGCAGAGCAGAAACACACCCCCAATAACAGAGGGGCAGATAGGTGGCAAGGTTATAGCCATAAACGGAAACCCCATAACCGTGCCTAAATTGGGACTGTACCTGAACGATGCCAACTTATCGGATCAAGGAAAAATGATCATAGCAGGCCTGCTGGTGATTTTTGGTGTCTTTGCATTCACCGGGGGGGAGAAGGAAAAAAGGAAACGGGGAAAACGGTTCATTCGTATCAAGTTCAAGACCCTCTACCTACTATCGGCCGTTCTCCTTCTGGTCATGGTTTCGGCCGCGACCTTTGTATCCTGGCAGATGTTCCCAATTGAATACGCAGTAACATCCGCTGGAGGTGTACGAGAAGGGTGGTATCTGCCCGGGGAGAGCTTTGAGCAGGAGATATCCCTCCAGAACAAGAACTTTTATCCGATGTACTACTACATCTCCGCGAGTTCGCCCGATATTGATTACATAACCGAGACCCAGTTTGAACTCAGTAAAGGGGAGGAGAAGAGCATAGTGGTGGGTGTAACCGCCCCAAAAAGAACCTCAATATACGTGGCCAAGGTCAGGATAAACGCGTACATGCCCCTGCTCCCGAAGTCCGTGATCACGTACCTGTACGGTATCAACCCGGTTATGCCTCTCCTCGCCATTCTGGTAGAACTTTCCCTGTTCCTTGGGGCGTTCTACGTAATCTCAGGCATCGGAAACGAGGATGTTCTTAGAATCAAGAGAAGGAGAACTTCCTTCCGTAGAGGGATATCGGAGGTGTTTAGGATATGA
- a CDS encoding DUF1102 domain-containing protein — translation MGTRTKIMTGVGLAILLIIGIGTIYPGDAIPVVVYGVPDGAGIPIETPLPPYAYLSDGFLRVEISDQSPLYPGYGKGLSKDSVYTFNRIFTVENNESETGFPVICVLISSNSENIGFFESNFSGNWSSELRVEIQANQSVDVGMRFDTHGLELGDYETSIVITAQGGGCE, via the coding sequence ATGGGAACAAGAACCAAAATTATGACTGGAGTTGGACTGGCGATTCTATTGATAATAGGGATTGGCACGATATATCCCGGTGATGCCATACCGGTGGTTGTATACGGTGTTCCCGATGGAGCCGGCATTCCCATTGAGACCCCCCTCCCGCCTTACGCTTACCTGAGTGACGGGTTTTTGAGGGTTGAAATAAGCGACCAGAGTCCCCTCTACCCGGGCTACGGGAAGGGACTCAGCAAGGACAGCGTTTACACCTTCAACAGGATTTTCACCGTGGAAAATAACGAGAGCGAAACCGGCTTCCCTGTGATATGCGTTCTGATATCCTCAAACTCAGAGAACATCGGATTTTTTGAAAGTAACTTCAGCGGCAACTGGAGCAGTGAACTCAGGGTAGAAATTCAGGCAAACCAGAGCGTTGACGTAGGGATGCGCTTCGATACCCACGGGCTAGAACTCGGGGACTACGAGACGAGCATTGTAATAACCGCTCAGGGGGGCGGTTGTGAATGA